DNA from Devosia yakushimensis:
ACGCCAAGATAACCAATACCAACGTCGGGCACGCCCGCCGCAAGAACAGCTGCACCGCAGCCACCAAAGACCAGCCAGAACGTACCAAATGCTTCAGCAGACAGTCGTTGAATCAATTTGAGCCCTCCTCATGATTCGCCGTAAACATCATACTCTCCAAAACGTTACCGGAAAACGCGCAAAAAGAAGGGGCCGATGCGATGTAACCGTGCCGGCCCCTTCTTGGTCTCTGCTTGTGATTTGGCGGCCCTTGACCAGCGAGAGGCCCGCATACTTGGCAGAGGCGCCAAGCTGCTCTTCGATGCGGATGAGCTGGTTGTATTGGCCAGACGATCGGGACGGCTCAGCGAGTCGGTTTGATCTGTCCGCAAGGACGCTGGATATCCGCGCGCCGCCACCGCCATCCTCTGCTGTGCGGGATAGTGGGCTATGCGTCAGGTGAAACCACGACTTTGCCGATCGCCATGCCCTCACCGAGGCGGCGCATGGCCTGTGCGCCCAGCTCCAGCGGGTAGACACCGTCGATAACTGGGCGCATGGCCCCGGAAAGGCAGCGCGCCGCCAATTCGGTACTGTCGGAAGGGTTGGCGCGATACACCAGCACACCGAGATTCTGCCGCCGCCTGCGGCCAACCAGCCAGCCAAGGGCCGCTGCCTGCAGCAGGCTGCCCACGGTACCGCCGACGACAACGAGCGTGCCGCCATCGTTGAGGGCATGCGAGAAGGTTGCAATCGATCGATTGGCCACCACGTCGATGATCATGTCGAAGCGGTCTGCACCAGCGGCGAAGTCTGTGGTGCGATAGTCGACGAAAGCGTCCGCCCCCAAGGACATAAGCGCGTCACGCTTCTCCGCCCGATCGACCGCCGTGACTCGCGCACCCAGGGCCTTTCCCATCTGCAAGGCAAAGGTGCCGACACCACCACCGGCACCGTTGATAAGCAGATGCTCACCAGGTCCCAGTTGAGGCCGCTTGCGCATTGACTGCAGCGCGAGACTGCCGGCCTGCGGCAGAGCCGCCGCGTCAATCCAGCTGAGGCCCTGCGGAAGCGGGGCCAGGTGACCGGCTTTCGCACGCGCGAACTCGGCCAATCCGGACCAGTTGCCCTCCGAGAGATCGCCGAAGACCCGGTCCCCTGGCGCGAATTCCGTGACGCCTTCGCCTACGGCCTCAACGGTGCCGGCAATGTCAGCACCAAGGATTTTGCGGGGAGGTTTAAAGGGGTTGGTGATGCGGCCCATAGTGGTGCCGACCATCAGGTCCCAATCCCAGGAGTTGAGGGCGACGGCGCGGATGCGCACCACCACCTCGCCGGGACCGGGCTGCGGTTGGGGAATGCTCTCCAACCGCAAGGATTCTGGCGGGCCATAGGAGTCGTAGACCAGGGCCCGCATCTTGGTCATGGGCCTAGCGGCCCTTGACCACCGAGAAGCCCGCATACTTGGCCGATGTGCCGAGCTGCTCTTCGATGCGGATGAGCTGGTTGTATTTGGCCAGACGATCCGAACGGCTCAGCGAGCCGGTCTTGATCTGACCGCAGTTCAGCGCCACGGCGA
Protein-coding regions in this window:
- a CDS encoding NAD(P)-dependent alcohol dehydrogenase encodes the protein MTKMRALVYDSYGPPESLRLESIPQPQPGPGEVVVRIRAVALNSWDWDLMVGTTMGRITNPFKPPRKILGADIAGTVEAVGEGVTEFAPGDRVFGDLSEGNWSGLAEFARAKAGHLAPLPQGLSWIDAAALPQAGSLALQSMRKRPQLGPGEHLLINGAGGGVGTFALQMGKALGARVTAVDRAEKRDALMSLGADAFVDYRTTDFAAGADRFDMIIDVVANRSIATFSHALNDGGTLVVVGGTVGSLLQAAALGWLVGRRRRQNLGVLVYRANPSDSTELAARCLSGAMRPVIDGVYPLELGAQAMRRLGEGMAIGKVVVSPDA